TGAAGTGGATCACCTGCGCCTTGACCGGCACGCCGCCGGTGGTCAAGGGCGGCGCCTTCGCCTGGCCCTGGTACAGGTTCAGCTTCTTGGCGACGTTGTGGCCGAGGCGCTGCGCCTTGTAGCCCCATTCGATCATGCCCTTGCGCATCAGCTTGATCGTCGCCGGGTCCTTGGCGGTCAGGAAGGCCATGCCGAGCGCGGTGCCCGGGTTGAACTTCTTGTTGCCGGTCTTGCGCAAGAAATTCCTCATCGCGACCGACACGTCGCCGAAGTCGATCTTCACCGGGCACGGGTTCGCGCAGCGGTGGCAGACGGTGCAGTGGTCGGCGACGTCGGACAGCTCGTCGAAGTGCTTCATGCTGACGCCGCGGCGCGTCTGCTCCTCGTACAGGAACGCCTCGGTGAGCAAGCCGGTGCCGAGGATCTTGTTGCGCGGGCTGTAGAGCAGGTTTGCGCGCGGCACGTGCGTCGTGCACACCGGCTTGCATTTGCCGCAGCGCAGGCAGTCCTTGACCATCTCCGAAATCTGGCCGATGTCCGACTGCTCGAGGATCAGCGACTCGGCGCCGAGGAGCTCGAACGACGGCGTGTACGCGTTGGCCAGATCGGCGCCCGGCAACAGCTTGCCGCGGTTGAAGTGACCGTTCGGGTCGACGCGCTGCTTGTACGCGATGAACGGCGCCATCTCGTCGTCGGTGAGGAACTCGAGCTTGGTGATGCCGATGCCGTGCTCGCCCGAGATCACGCCGTCGAGGTTGCGCGCGAGCGCCATGATGCGCGCGACCGCGTGGTGCGCGGTCTGCAGCATCTCGTAGTCGTCGGAGTTGACCGGCAGGTTGGTGTGGACGTTGCCGTCGCCGGCGTGCATGTGCAGCGCGACGAACACGCGGCCGCGCAGCACCTTCTGATGCACGGCGCGCACCGCGTCGAGGATCGGCGCGTCGGTCTTTCCGGAGAACAGCGTCTCGAGCTCGGACAGCAGTTCGGTCTTGTACGACACGCGCAGCTTGAAGTCGCGCATCGCGATGAACACGCTGGCAGCAGGGTCGGCCACGCCGTCTTCGAGCGGCGCGTCCGGGTAGCGCGCGGCGTAGTCGGCGAACGGCGCGTCGAGGTGGTCGAGCAGCCACTGCCAGCGCTCGCGCACCGTCTCGATCAGCGTCAGCGCCAAATCGCGGCGGTCGCCGATCAGCTCGGCGGAGGGCAGGTCGGTGTCGAGCTTGTCGACCGGCAGACGGCCGTGGAAGGTGTCGGCGAGCGCGGCGGTCAGCGCGAGCTTGTTCTTGATCGACAGCTCGATATTGATGCGCTCGATGCCGTCCGAGTAGTCGCCGAGGCGCGGCAGCGGGATCACCACGTCTTCGTTGATCTTGAACGCGTTGGTGTGCTTGGCGATCGCCGCGGTACGCGCGCGGTCGAGCCAGAATTTCTTGCGCGCCTCCGGCGTGACGGCGATGAAGCCTTCGCCCGAACGCGCGTTGGCGACGCGCACCACGTGGCTAGCCGCCTCGCCGACGGCGTTCTCATCGTCGGACACGATGTCGGCGATCAGCACCATCTTAGGCCGCCCCTTGGACTTGGCCTTGGTCGCGTAGCCGACCGCGCGCACGTAGCGCCAGTCGAGGTGTTCGAGGCCGGCCAGCTGCACGCCGGCGGCGACACCGGCGCCGCCCGGCTTGAAGTAGTCGGTGATCTCTACGATGGCCGGCGTCGCCTGCGCGACGGTACCGAAGAACTCTAGGCAGACGGTACGCGTGTGCTTGGGCATCTTGTGCAGCACGAAGCGCGCGCTGGTGATGATGCCGTCGCAGCCTTCCTTCTGGATGCCGGGCAGGCCGGCGAGGAACTTGTCGGTCACGTCCTTGCCGAGGCCGACCTTGCGGAAGGTGCGGCCCGGGATCACCAGTTCGCGCGTGTCGAGCACGGTCTGGCCGTCCTCGGCCAACTTGGTGATGCGGAAGGTCGCCTTGTCGACGTCGTGGATCTTGCCGAAGTTGTGGCCGACGCGCTCGATGAACAGCCAGTTGCCGTCCGGGTCGACCATCTTCCAGCTCGCGAGGTTGTCGAGCGCGGTGCCCCACAACAGCGCCTTCTTGCCGCCGGCGTTCATCGCGACGTTGCCGCCGATACAGGACGCGTCGGCCGAGGTCGGGTCGACCGCGAACACCACGCCGGCGGCGTACGCGGCTTCCTCGACGCGGCGCGTCACCACGCCGGCGCCGCACTGGATCGTCGGACGCTTGCCTTCCAGACCCGGCAGGTCGATGTACTCGACGCCGTTGTGGAGGTCGAGCTTCTCGGTGTTGATGACGGCCGACATCCGGTCGAGCGGCACGGCGCCGCCGGTGTAGCCGGTGCCGCCGCCGCGCGGGATGATGGTCAGCCCGAGCTCGATACAGCCCTTCACCAACGCAGCGATCTCGGCCTCGGTATCCGGGCACAAGACGACGAACGGGTACTCGACGCGCCAGTCGGTAGCGTCGGTGACGTGCGACACGCGCGCGAGGCCGTCGAACAGCACGTTGTCCTTGCGGGTGATGCGGGTCAGGCGCTTGAGGATCTTCGCGCGCAACTCGCGCGTCTCGGCGAAGCGCGCCTCGAAGGCGGACACCGTCTTGCGGCTCTTTGCGATCAGCTCGGCGACCTTCTCATTGCCGACGCGGCGCTTCTCGATCTCGGACAGGCGGTGGTGCATCGCACCGACGAGCGCCGTCAGGCGTTTCGGGTTCTCGAGCAGGTCGTCG
This DNA window, taken from Crenobacter cavernae, encodes the following:
- a CDS encoding DUF3683 domain-containing protein, with the protein product MNAPAHQRVREIPYNYTSFSDREIVIRLLGEPMWQTLDVLRGERKTGRSARMLFEVLGDIWVVERNPYLVDDLLENPKRLTALVGAMHHRLSEIEKRRVGNEKVAELIAKSRKTVSAFEARFAETRELRAKILKRLTRITRKDNVLFDGLARVSHVTDATDWRVEYPFVVLCPDTEAEIAALVKGCIELGLTIIPRGGGTGYTGGAVPLDRMSAVINTEKLDLHNGVEYIDLPGLEGKRPTIQCGAGVVTRRVEEAAYAAGVVFAVDPTSADASCIGGNVAMNAGGKKALLWGTALDNLASWKMVDPDGNWLFIERVGHNFGKIHDVDKATFRITKLAEDGQTVLDTRELVIPGRTFRKVGLGKDVTDKFLAGLPGIQKEGCDGIITSARFVLHKMPKHTRTVCLEFFGTVAQATPAIVEITDYFKPGGAGVAAGVQLAGLEHLDWRYVRAVGYATKAKSKGRPKMVLIADIVSDDENAVGEAASHVVRVANARSGEGFIAVTPEARKKFWLDRARTAAIAKHTNAFKINEDVVIPLPRLGDYSDGIERINIELSIKNKLALTAALADTFHGRLPVDKLDTDLPSAELIGDRRDLALTLIETVRERWQWLLDHLDAPFADYAARYPDAPLEDGVADPAASVFIAMRDFKLRVSYKTELLSELETLFSGKTDAPILDAVRAVHQKVLRGRVFVALHMHAGDGNVHTNLPVNSDDYEMLQTAHHAVARIMALARNLDGVISGEHGIGITKLEFLTDDEMAPFIAYKQRVDPNGHFNRGKLLPGADLANAYTPSFELLGAESLILEQSDIGQISEMVKDCLRCGKCKPVCTTHVPRANLLYSPRNKILGTGLLTEAFLYEEQTRRGVSMKHFDELSDVADHCTVCHRCANPCPVKIDFGDVSVAMRNFLRKTGNKKFNPGTALGMAFLTAKDPATIKLMRKGMIEWGYKAQRLGHNVAKKLNLYQGQAKAPPLTTGGVPVKAQVIHFINKALPGNLPKKTARGLLDVEDPNVVPVIRNPKVADDAEAVFYFPGCGSERLFSQVGLATQAMLWHVGVQTVLPPGYLCCGYPQTSAGFEDKGEAITTENRVLFHRVANTLNYLDIKTVVVSCGTCYDQLTRYQFEQIFPGCRLIDIHEYLMEKGVKLEGVTGQQYLYHDPCHTPMKAYQPIKVVNELMGGGVPLSDRCCGESGTFAASRPDIATQVRFRKQEEINKGVQELTKGEAPAKPVKILTSCPSCLQGLSRYDEDTGTTADYIVVEIAKHVLGENWMPEYVEKARNGGIERVLL